The following DNA comes from Camelina sativa cultivar DH55 chromosome 14, Cs, whole genome shotgun sequence.
AAAGTGACATCAGGTCGAGTTATGCATAAGTAAAGCAATCAGCCAATCAACTCTCTGTATGGACGTGCATCAGATAGGAGGACACCGGTCTCTTTAGTCAATTCTTCTTTCGGATCCATTGGATCAGTTTTTGGCTTACACCCTAATAATCCTGCATCAGCCAATAAGTCTAAGCAATACTTTCTTTGACAAACAGAGATGTCCTCTGAGTTCCTAGCAATCTCCAATCCGAGTAATATCATAAACATTAAGCTCCTTCATCGTatcaagatctctctctctctctctaacaaaaacataaactcacatTTGTGGCACTGTTAGGGTTAAACAACTTCGACCAGTTTTTAGTAGTCATGGCGGTTttgcttcctctgtttcttctctctatcaTGTTTACCTATTCAAGTAAGCTTCTACAATATCCTCaacacatttgttttcttgGCTTTACGTACGCCTCAAATAGctcttgtcttttttgtttcttagttaACGTTTACCTTGTAATGCTAATCTTTAACACATCTTCTATCTTTTATCTATTCTGATCCGATATCTCTGTTCTGTACTAGATGCGGCGGTTTGTGTATGCAAGGACGCGAGCGAGCCGGAACTTCAGAAGGTGATAGACTTCGCGTGCGGAGGAGGTGCTGACTGTACTCAGATTCAGACGACCGGAGCTTGTTATCAACCAAACACCATCAAGAACCATTGTGACGTCGCCGTTAACAGCTACTACCAGAAGAAAGCTCCAACCGGCGCCACCTGTGACTTTAACGGCGCCGCAGTCATCTCCACTTCCCCTCCTTCGAGTATATATATCTTCCATTGAAACCATAACTTCACAGGTGGAGGTCGGCGGAGGTTGGCGGAGGTTGGCCGGAGGTTGGCGGAGGTTGGCCGGAGTTCGGCGGAGGTTGGCGGAGGTTGGCCGGATGTGGCCGGAGGTCGGTGGCGGAGGAGTTGGCCGGAGGTTGGCGGAGGTTGGCGGCGAAGAAGGTGGCCGGAGGTGGGTTTATTGGTGGGTGAAGGTAAGGTGATGGAGGGgtaaaaatgtcattaatatatattatacagaGTATATTATAGATACATGGTTAGTATAGTTAGtatttaaattatagttttatttttggttatacaGCCCAATTTCCCTTATTTATATACTCTGTTCTTGCAGCTACTTCAAGCTGTTTACCTAGTTCCAGGTATGTTTCAGTTCACCTTACCTACCTTATAGCTtagatttggtttttttataattcttgATCGTTTGATTAGTGTTTTCTTTAGATCAGTATGAGCTGATTATTCTAGTCGTTGATTAGTTATATAACTTATGTATTAGTTTGCTACGtatataccaaatttttaaaacatatttagagattgtgatgatgattcaaGTGTGTTTATAAGACTACATTCTTTTGCAGCTCTAACGGAACCCCCACAACCGGAAATATATCCACCGGTAATTCAACCGCCGGAACTCCAGGCATTACAAATCCAACCACAGGCAATTCCACCGGCAATTCAACAACCAGCACATCTACCGATGATAGGCCGACTTCGTCTTCGTTAGCATTTCCTGGAAATACTATGGGACCGGCAAGCAGTACCAGCGGTTTAGGTGGCGGTGATCCAAACGGTGGAGAAGAGCACTCCATCCGATGATCCGAACCACGACGATCATCTTACTAGCTACCATCGCTGCCGTGCTTTGAAGGTTTAGGTGAAATCATCTCAGATGATCATCACGACATGGGCGCTTATTTGTTATGAGATATTGCCAAGTTAGAgcgtctctttctctttcttctataGTGTTTTGGACCTTTTGGTTTATAGAAAACCTTAATCAAGAACTTTTCTTGCTTTCTTTGAGTCTTTGGtttgtattctttttctttcttatatggCTATGTGTAGTTATGCGTCGCATGTGTCATTGACTCATTGTCGATTTCAACATcacgaaaataataaaatgacaTTTGCATGCTAAATcgtttaattacaattattgtCATTGTCGATTTCTAtctactatatatgtatatatttgaatatatttcatCAATCAACTCAATATGATCTTCATCAATGTTTTCCTAAATAATTTCctaattaaataacataaaactgACAACTAAGAATTTATAGTTAATTCTAGgaagatttttatattttagtgatATTCGACTTATAAGAagatttatatttcaaaatttcgGCTACACTATCACGAATCTCCTATAGGTTACGAAGTCTTCTCCAAGAGTCCAAGTATGGTTTCGGGATAGATGATATACTTCTACACATCATACATAAAATACTTGTTTATATCCTACCAAAAAactaccccaaaaaaaaaaatacttgtttataaaaagattaaaaaaaagtcatatataatataccgaccaaaaaattatatt
Coding sequences within:
- the LOC104741211 gene encoding carbohydrate-binding X8 domain-containing protein-like, with product MAVLLPLFLLSIMFTYSNAAVCVCKDASEPELQKVIDFACGGGADCTQIQTTGACYQPNTIKNHCDVAVNSYYQKKAPTGATCDFNGAAVISTSPPSTTSSCLPSSSSNGTPTTGNISTGNSTAGTPGITNPTTGNSTGNSTTSTSTDDRPTSSSLAFPGNTMGPASSTSGLGGGDPNGGEEHSIR